Proteins found in one Cataglyphis hispanica isolate Lineage 1 chromosome 15, ULB_Chis1_1.0, whole genome shotgun sequence genomic segment:
- the LOC126855214 gene encoding eukaryotic translation initiation factor 4E transporter-like isoform X3, with translation MRFIAVNRFVGSNWYRRPRKRPLVGPTGSPFLDILVMQTRACHWFRKNKSVNPLKRVTFRDEAIISMSVAGEVTDTSIMEVGRSRPQFQYSREELILIKNLRLSKRRPAFLDNAYNNSRGVWDPERWHSDRKRSDTPSKEERTGRSDQITENHSKRRSNGDPRDRIRKEQDGIVLSPQRRSFNSGCFVNVNHPPNRRPESPIGKTEVSHREPVRRIGSGRILTRDIWDFRPENEKIESERADYGFRSGTAAGGSLRDRDNRDNRDGKERDRERDIRDRERDRDNLRERDERFERRSFGRDYGDRSERERDRGDRGSERNSHQTDRDKDRGREKRYNNDRRRTYSDNRDSMDEPEWFSSGPTSQHDTIELRGFEDIPEEKAVSSSGNSKNKKQTPAQKKRNKKNAMEKDDKSSENSAGPKGRSTPTVMDQPLNVVPAPHSPISEQTEQSTQSKENDISESTVTEPTTSESAENSSANQNQENSHPDFNLDEFLKSDTFAGVSGLLTNGVGSNSGTGSRFSQWFKRESPIQQADSRRASIQDELLNNLLNDITEPNIQIPSVTESNTYFAPISPASTTNNTNSTTNGVKLLEMLHRGNKPNQNGQGDASNTAIPMLKNCSIKDLEIGGKVVHSLEELEARMRGGAPPPVTSTDTPHVNKTEEDLSAFKKLLAQMNGGQAVPAANGPITQKRPVTLMQLLNSQLKTQQQSSIPHQQPPTEPIHTTTFNHVGPLGPAQHPHQAQMQHENLMKVLQIQQQQQQQKQRHSDMLSMMMGNQRMLGVSPVPTEMQMMINNIPSSQELLQRPEAQAIIQGLQQGEITRQHLIQQLQNPAMQHRHREVLVNILKMYGGTTPRTISPHPHPTPATPQDHMLQQMLFQQQQQRIPSPMNNVIPHRVPSPREIVMHTQTIMQNALIKKKLEEQRENFRKRQDQQQQQQQVQQQQLRASSPVINSPAKQTASPLAFTPTSVLRKMTADKEPDGSSNDPSKLSTQTQASQMQQMQSAVQLLTQGALSRHTALRPQSVPSTWSNTSLKQHPGRPIVKGGNSGNTSSNQFQYNTGNVEFQQHQHRTVANVYGNPARSKHTMATSLPHHNVPQYNPVVQNSIMNPRSNPINTQMKAQQVPAHLANMQQSPHGTANMQQQQPPQRTVNTPMQLVMNQNYNSNRTDGRAMRSQQLNMTVGRQPSPGLGFVGSNGGDLSPTSNQLARWFSPELLAQARAGKLPELVQTNVLSLEELERLQHASTSLVHN, from the exons ATGAGATTCATCGCCGTCAATCGCTTTGTCGGTTCGAATTGGTACCGGCGACCGCGGAAACGACCGCTAGTCGGACCGACCGGCTCTCCTTTCTTAGATATCCTTGTTATGCAGACCAGAGCTTGCCATTGGTTTCGGAAAAACAAATCTGTCAATCCTCTAAAGCGGGTGACCTTCC ggGATGAAGCTATTATATCGATGTCAGTGGCTGGAGAGGTGACCGACACTTCGATCATGGAAGTAGGCCGTTCTAGACCTCAGTTTCAATATTCTCGG GAGGAACTGatactgataaaaaatttgcggTTATCTAAACGTAGGCCTGCATTCCTAGACAATGCTTATAACAA TTCACGAGGTGTTTGGGATCCCGAACGTTGGCATTCAGATAGAAAGCGTAGCGATACACCTTCGAAGGAGGAAAGGACCGGACGTAGTGATCAAATCACTGAGAATCATAGTAAGCGACGTAGTAATGGTGATCCACGGGACCGAATACGTAAGGAGCAAGACGGCATCGTTTTGAGTCCACAACGAAGGAGTTTTAACTCGGGATGTTTTGTTAATGTAAATCACCCACCAAATCGACGTCCAGAAAGCCCGATCGGCAAAACGGAG gtCAGTCATCGTGAACCTGTTCGTCGAATCGGTAGCGGCAGGATTCTGACGCGGGATATATGGGATTTTAGACcggaaaatgaaaagattgaATCTGAACGCGCGGATTATGGTTTTAGATCAGGCACGGCCGCTGGTGGTTCTTTACGTGATCGTGATAACAGAGATAACCGTGATGGAAAGGAACGTGATAGAGAGCGTGATATACGCGACAGGGAGCGTGACCGTGACAATCTGCGTGAACGGGACGAAAGATTCGAACGAAGATCATTTGGCCGGGATTACGGTGATCGCAGCGAAAGAGAGCGTGATCGTGGTGACAGAGGATCGGAGCGAAACAGCCATCAGACAGATCGTGACAAAGATCGCGGACGCGAAAAGAGATACAACAACGACCGTCGACGGACTTACAGTGACAATCGCGATTCGATGGATGAGCCCGAATGGTTCAGTTCGGGACCTACATCTCAGCACGATACGATTGAGTTAAGAGGCTTTGAGGATATCCCGGAAGAGAAAGCGGTGAGCAGTAGCGGTAATTCCAAGAACAAGAAACAGACTCCTGCGCAGAAAAAACGAAACAAGAAAAACGCTATGGAAAAGGATGACAAATCGAGTGAAAATTCGGCAGGTCCTAAAGGGCGTAGCACTCCCACTGTCATGGATCAACCCCTGAACGTTGTACCAGCGCCGCATTCCCCGATATCTGAACAGACTGAGCAATCCACTCAGAGTAAAGAAAATGACATTAGCGAAAGTACTGTGACCGAACCGACAACATCCGAATCAGCAGAGAATTCCAGTGCTAATCAAAATCAAGAGAACTCGCATCCTGATTTTAATCTGGATGAGTTCCTGAAATCTGATACGTTTGCTGGGGTATCTGGACTATTGACA AACGGAGTTGGCTCGAATAGTGGCACTGGTTCTCGATTCAGCCAGTGGTTCAAGAGGGAAAGTCCAATTCAACAAGCGGATAGTCGTAGGGCTTCCATACAAGACgaactattaaataatttattgaatgacATAACCGAGCCAAACATCCAAATACCATCAGTAACGGAATCAAACACCTATTTTGCTCCAATTTCTCCGGCTAGCACGACAAATAATACCAACTCGACTACAAATGGTGTAAAGTTACTCGAAATGTTACATCGCGGTAATAAACCGAATCAAAATGGCCAAGGTGACGCATCTAATACAGCTATTCCTATGTTGAAAAACTGCTCTATTAAAGATTTGG aaattgGTGGAAAAGTTGTGCACAGTTTGGAAGAATTGGAGGCACGTATGCGGGGTGGTGCTCCTCCACCTGTGACTTCGACTGATACACCCCATGTAAATAAGACTGAAGAAGATCTCTCTGCATTTAAAAAACTG cTTGCTCAAATGAATGGTGGACAAGCTGTGCCTGCAGCTAACGGACCTATCACACAAAAACGACCTGTAACATTAATGCAA ctaCTTAATTCACAATTAAAAACGCAACAGCAGTCATCAATACCGCATCAGCAACCACCTACAGAACCGATTCATACTACGACTTTTAATCATGTCGGTCCTCTTGGCCCTGCTCAGCATCCACATCAGGCTCAAATGCAACATGAAAATCTGATGAAAGTCTTGCAAATACAA cagcaacaacaacagcagaAACAACGACATTCCGATATGCTATCAATGATGATGGGAAATCAACGAATGCTGGGTGTCAGTCCAGTACCGACGGAAATGCaaatgatgataaataatatcccGTCAAGCCAAGAACTCTTACAACGACCAGAAGCTCAAGCGATTATTCAAGGTTTGCAGCAAGGAGAGATCACCAGACAACACCTGATACAACAATTGCAG AATCCCGCTATGCAGCATCGCCATCGAGAAGTGCTGGTGAATATTCTGAAAATGTATGGTGGTACTACACCTCGTACCATAAGTCCGCATCCTCATCCTACTCCTGCTACCCCTCAGGATCATATGTTGCAACAGATGTTGTTTCAACAGCAACAACAGAGGATTCCATCTCCGATGAATAACG tgATACCGCATAGAGTGCCATCGCCACGAGAGATCGTTATGCACACCCAGACTATAATGCAAAATGCTttaattaagaagaaattGGAAGAGCAACGTGAGAATTTCCGTAAGCGGCAGGAtcaacaacagcaacaacaacaagtACAGCAGCAGCAACTGCGCGCATCGAGTCCTGTTATTAACTCACCAGCTAAACAAACAGCAAGCCCACTTGCTTTTACTCCAACCTCCGTTTTACGTAAAATGACTGCTGACAAGGAACCCGATG GAAGCAGCAATGACCCATCAAAATTGTCTACACAAACTCAAGCATCGCAGATGCAACAAATGCAATCCGCAGTTCAGCTACTTACACAGGGTGCTCTCTCGAGACATACTGCGTTGCGACCACAATCCGTTCCATCGACATGGTCGAATACATCGCTTAAACAGCATCCAg GTCGACCTATAGTAAAAGGTGGCAACAGTGGGAACACGAGCAGCAATCAGTTCCAATACAATACCGGAAACGTGGAGTTCCAACAACATCAACACAGAACGGTCGCAAATGTATACGGCAATCCAGCCCGATCCAAGCATACAATGGCCACTTCGTTGCCGCATCACAATGTTCCGCAATACAATCCAGTAGTCCAGAACTCAATTATGAATCCGAGATCAAATCCTATAAATACCCAAATGAAGGCTCAGCAAGTTCCCGCGCATCTCGCTAACATGCAACAATCGCCGCATGGAACCGCTAACATGCAACAACAACAACCGCCGCAACGGACTGTAAATACGCCGATGCAACTTGTCATGAACCAAAATTACAATTCCAATCGTACAG ATGGACGAGCAATGCGATCACAGCAACTAAACATGACAGTCGGCCGTCAACCTTCACCGGGCCTCGGATTTGTGGGTAGCAATGGAGGTGATCTTTCACCAACGTCTAACCAACTTGCACGATGGTTCAGTCCGGAACTTCTTGCTCAAGCTCGGGCCGGCAAGCTGCCAGAGCTCGTGCAGACGAACGTCCTGTCATTGGAAGAACTTGAGAGACTTCAACATGCATCAACCAGTTTAGTGCATAACTAA
- the LOC126855214 gene encoding eukaryotic translation initiation factor 4E transporter-like isoform X7, with amino-acid sequence MSVAGEVTDTSIMEVGRSRPQFQYSREELILIKNLRLSKRRPAFLDNAYNNSRGVWDPERWHSDRKRSDTPSKEERTGRSDQITENHSKRRSNGDPRDRIRKEQDGIVLSPQRRSFNSGCFVNVNHPPNRRPESPIGKTEVSHREPVRRIGSGRILTRDIWDFRPENEKIESERADYGFRSGTAAGGSLRDRDNRDNRDGKERDRERDIRDRERDRDNLRERDERFERRSFGRDYGDRSERERDRGDRGSERNSHQTDRDKDRGREKRYNNDRRRTYSDNRDSMDEPEWFSSGPTSQHDTIELRGFEDIPEEKAVSSSGNSKNKKQTPAQKKRNKKNAMEKDDKSSENSAGPKGRSTPTVMDQPLNVVPAPHSPISEQTEQSTQSKENDISESTVTEPTTSESAENSSANQNQENSHPDFNLDEFLKSDTFAGVSGLLTNGVGSNSGTGSRFSQWFKRESPIQQADSRRASIQDELLNNLLNDITEPNIQIPSVTESNTYFAPISPASTTNNTNSTTNGVKLLEMLHRGNKPNQNGQGDASNTAIPMLKNCSIKDLEIGGKVVHSLEELEARMRGGAPPPVTSTDTPHVNKTEEDLSAFKKLLAQMNGGQAVPAANGPITQKRPVTLMQLLNSQLKTQQQSSIPHQQPPTEPIHTTTFNHVGPLGPAQHPHQAQMQHENLMKVLQIQQQQQQQKQRHSDMLSMMMGNQRMLGVSPVPTEMQMMINNIPSSQELLQRPEAQAIIQGLQQGEITRQHLIQQLQNPAMQHRHREVLVNILKMYGGTTPRTISPHPHPTPATPQDHMLQQMLFQQQQQRIPSPMNNVIPHRVPSPREIVMHTQTIMQNALIKKKLEEQRENFRKRQDQQQQQQQVQQQQLRASSPVINSPAKQTASPLAFTPTSVLRKMTADKEPDGSSNDPSKLSTQTQASQMQQMQSAVQLLTQGALSRHTALRPQSVPSTWSNTSLKQHPGRPIVKGGNSGNTSSNQFQYNTGNVEFQQHQHRTVANVYGNPARSKHTMATSLPHHNVPQYNPVVQNSIMNPRSNPINTQMKAQQVPAHLANMQQSPHGTANMQQQQPPQRTVNTPMQLVMNQNYNSNRTDGRAMRSQQLNMTVGRQPSPGLGFVGSNGGDLSPTSNQLARWFSPELLAQARAGKLPELVQTNVLSLEELERLQHASTSLVHN; translated from the exons ATGTCAGTGGCTGGAGAGGTGACCGACACTTCGATCATGGAAGTAGGCCGTTCTAGACCTCAGTTTCAATATTCTCGG GAGGAACTGatactgataaaaaatttgcggTTATCTAAACGTAGGCCTGCATTCCTAGACAATGCTTATAACAA TTCACGAGGTGTTTGGGATCCCGAACGTTGGCATTCAGATAGAAAGCGTAGCGATACACCTTCGAAGGAGGAAAGGACCGGACGTAGTGATCAAATCACTGAGAATCATAGTAAGCGACGTAGTAATGGTGATCCACGGGACCGAATACGTAAGGAGCAAGACGGCATCGTTTTGAGTCCACAACGAAGGAGTTTTAACTCGGGATGTTTTGTTAATGTAAATCACCCACCAAATCGACGTCCAGAAAGCCCGATCGGCAAAACGGAG gtCAGTCATCGTGAACCTGTTCGTCGAATCGGTAGCGGCAGGATTCTGACGCGGGATATATGGGATTTTAGACcggaaaatgaaaagattgaATCTGAACGCGCGGATTATGGTTTTAGATCAGGCACGGCCGCTGGTGGTTCTTTACGTGATCGTGATAACAGAGATAACCGTGATGGAAAGGAACGTGATAGAGAGCGTGATATACGCGACAGGGAGCGTGACCGTGACAATCTGCGTGAACGGGACGAAAGATTCGAACGAAGATCATTTGGCCGGGATTACGGTGATCGCAGCGAAAGAGAGCGTGATCGTGGTGACAGAGGATCGGAGCGAAACAGCCATCAGACAGATCGTGACAAAGATCGCGGACGCGAAAAGAGATACAACAACGACCGTCGACGGACTTACAGTGACAATCGCGATTCGATGGATGAGCCCGAATGGTTCAGTTCGGGACCTACATCTCAGCACGATACGATTGAGTTAAGAGGCTTTGAGGATATCCCGGAAGAGAAAGCGGTGAGCAGTAGCGGTAATTCCAAGAACAAGAAACAGACTCCTGCGCAGAAAAAACGAAACAAGAAAAACGCTATGGAAAAGGATGACAAATCGAGTGAAAATTCGGCAGGTCCTAAAGGGCGTAGCACTCCCACTGTCATGGATCAACCCCTGAACGTTGTACCAGCGCCGCATTCCCCGATATCTGAACAGACTGAGCAATCCACTCAGAGTAAAGAAAATGACATTAGCGAAAGTACTGTGACCGAACCGACAACATCCGAATCAGCAGAGAATTCCAGTGCTAATCAAAATCAAGAGAACTCGCATCCTGATTTTAATCTGGATGAGTTCCTGAAATCTGATACGTTTGCTGGGGTATCTGGACTATTGACA AACGGAGTTGGCTCGAATAGTGGCACTGGTTCTCGATTCAGCCAGTGGTTCAAGAGGGAAAGTCCAATTCAACAAGCGGATAGTCGTAGGGCTTCCATACAAGACgaactattaaataatttattgaatgacATAACCGAGCCAAACATCCAAATACCATCAGTAACGGAATCAAACACCTATTTTGCTCCAATTTCTCCGGCTAGCACGACAAATAATACCAACTCGACTACAAATGGTGTAAAGTTACTCGAAATGTTACATCGCGGTAATAAACCGAATCAAAATGGCCAAGGTGACGCATCTAATACAGCTATTCCTATGTTGAAAAACTGCTCTATTAAAGATTTGG aaattgGTGGAAAAGTTGTGCACAGTTTGGAAGAATTGGAGGCACGTATGCGGGGTGGTGCTCCTCCACCTGTGACTTCGACTGATACACCCCATGTAAATAAGACTGAAGAAGATCTCTCTGCATTTAAAAAACTG cTTGCTCAAATGAATGGTGGACAAGCTGTGCCTGCAGCTAACGGACCTATCACACAAAAACGACCTGTAACATTAATGCAA ctaCTTAATTCACAATTAAAAACGCAACAGCAGTCATCAATACCGCATCAGCAACCACCTACAGAACCGATTCATACTACGACTTTTAATCATGTCGGTCCTCTTGGCCCTGCTCAGCATCCACATCAGGCTCAAATGCAACATGAAAATCTGATGAAAGTCTTGCAAATACAA cagcaacaacaacagcagaAACAACGACATTCCGATATGCTATCAATGATGATGGGAAATCAACGAATGCTGGGTGTCAGTCCAGTACCGACGGAAATGCaaatgatgataaataatatcccGTCAAGCCAAGAACTCTTACAACGACCAGAAGCTCAAGCGATTATTCAAGGTTTGCAGCAAGGAGAGATCACCAGACAACACCTGATACAACAATTGCAG AATCCCGCTATGCAGCATCGCCATCGAGAAGTGCTGGTGAATATTCTGAAAATGTATGGTGGTACTACACCTCGTACCATAAGTCCGCATCCTCATCCTACTCCTGCTACCCCTCAGGATCATATGTTGCAACAGATGTTGTTTCAACAGCAACAACAGAGGATTCCATCTCCGATGAATAACG tgATACCGCATAGAGTGCCATCGCCACGAGAGATCGTTATGCACACCCAGACTATAATGCAAAATGCTttaattaagaagaaattGGAAGAGCAACGTGAGAATTTCCGTAAGCGGCAGGAtcaacaacagcaacaacaacaagtACAGCAGCAGCAACTGCGCGCATCGAGTCCTGTTATTAACTCACCAGCTAAACAAACAGCAAGCCCACTTGCTTTTACTCCAACCTCCGTTTTACGTAAAATGACTGCTGACAAGGAACCCGATG GAAGCAGCAATGACCCATCAAAATTGTCTACACAAACTCAAGCATCGCAGATGCAACAAATGCAATCCGCAGTTCAGCTACTTACACAGGGTGCTCTCTCGAGACATACTGCGTTGCGACCACAATCCGTTCCATCGACATGGTCGAATACATCGCTTAAACAGCATCCAg GTCGACCTATAGTAAAAGGTGGCAACAGTGGGAACACGAGCAGCAATCAGTTCCAATACAATACCGGAAACGTGGAGTTCCAACAACATCAACACAGAACGGTCGCAAATGTATACGGCAATCCAGCCCGATCCAAGCATACAATGGCCACTTCGTTGCCGCATCACAATGTTCCGCAATACAATCCAGTAGTCCAGAACTCAATTATGAATCCGAGATCAAATCCTATAAATACCCAAATGAAGGCTCAGCAAGTTCCCGCGCATCTCGCTAACATGCAACAATCGCCGCATGGAACCGCTAACATGCAACAACAACAACCGCCGCAACGGACTGTAAATACGCCGATGCAACTTGTCATGAACCAAAATTACAATTCCAATCGTACAG ATGGACGAGCAATGCGATCACAGCAACTAAACATGACAGTCGGCCGTCAACCTTCACCGGGCCTCGGATTTGTGGGTAGCAATGGAGGTGATCTTTCACCAACGTCTAACCAACTTGCACGATGGTTCAGTCCGGAACTTCTTGCTCAAGCTCGGGCCGGCAAGCTGCCAGAGCTCGTGCAGACGAACGTCCTGTCATTGGAAGAACTTGAGAGACTTCAACATGCATCAACCAGTTTAGTGCATAACTAA